The following coding sequences are from one Brooklawnia cerclae window:
- a CDS encoding urease accessory protein UreF produces MSGLLLAFLADVRLPVGTHTQSAGLEAALQAGMPISDLASYVRTRLGTVTEVEAATAVVARATELAGDDLARVERAWAARTPSRVLRDNALQLGRGHGRLLAALWPSDDRRPARHCRAVALGMTAARAGLSGHEVACLVGYDDVQSATSALLKLEPTDPVQVAALTRDLIPDVVAMADRVAGLTEPEQIPAHAAPHIEMWAERHAHTTERLFRA; encoded by the coding sequence ATGTCGGGGTTGCTCCTGGCGTTCCTCGCCGACGTGCGCCTGCCCGTGGGCACGCACACCCAGTCGGCGGGGCTCGAGGCCGCTCTCCAGGCCGGGATGCCGATCAGCGACCTCGCCTCGTACGTGCGCACCCGGCTCGGCACGGTCACCGAGGTCGAGGCCGCCACCGCGGTGGTGGCCCGCGCGACCGAGCTGGCGGGCGACGATCTTGCCCGGGTGGAACGTGCCTGGGCGGCCCGCACCCCGAGCCGCGTCCTGCGTGACAACGCCCTGCAGCTCGGACGCGGGCACGGTCGCCTCCTGGCTGCCCTGTGGCCGTCGGACGACCGGCGCCCGGCCCGGCACTGCCGTGCCGTCGCCCTCGGCATGACCGCCGCGCGCGCCGGACTGTCCGGCCACGAGGTCGCCTGCCTGGTCGGGTATGACGACGTGCAGTCGGCGACCTCCGCCCTCCTCAAGCTCGAGCCCACCGATCCCGTGCAGGTGGCGGCGCTGACCAGGGACCTGATCCCGGACGTGGTCGCCATGGCCGATCGCGTGGCCGGCCTCACGGAGCCGGAGCAGATCCCCGCCCACGCCGCGCCGCACATCGAGATGTGGGCCGAGCGTCACGCCCACACGACAGAAAGGTTGTTCCGTGCCTGA
- a CDS encoding urease subunit alpha, which yields MEISREKYASLYGPTAGDQVRLADTDLWIEVEQDLTVGGDEAVFGGGKSIRESMLQGGTTSAQGAPDTVITNAIVLDWWGIVKADVGIRNGKIVALGRAGNHDISDGTHPDLQIGPSTEIISGEGKILTAGGFDSHVHMISPSQTLEALSTGITTLGGGGTGPAEGTKATTVTPGPWHLRLIHRAMDPYPVNVLLLGKGNTVSAEGLAEQALAGAGGYKVHEDWGSTPAALDAALRAADEWGLQVALHSDSLNEAGFVESTIRAIAGRSIHAFHTEGAGGGHAPDILKLAGEPYVLPASTNPTLPHTRNTVDEHLDMLLVCHHLNPKVPEDLAFAESRIRATTIAAEDVLHDMGALSITSSDAQAMGRIGEVITRTWQVAHVMKARRGSLGGSLPADNERARRYVAKYTINPAIAHGVDAYIGSVEAGKMADLVLWDPRFFAVRPEMVIKGGAVVWGSLGDPNASITTPQPTLERPTLAAPAAPDLSVSFVSPFALDAGLADRLGLRRELLPVASTRDVTKADLKNNATTPKIDIDPETFAIDIDGVRIEPAPAEVLPAAQLYTLY from the coding sequence ATGGAGATCTCCCGCGAGAAGTACGCATCGCTCTACGGACCCACGGCCGGCGACCAGGTGCGCCTGGCCGACACCGACCTGTGGATCGAGGTGGAGCAGGACCTGACCGTCGGCGGGGACGAGGCGGTCTTCGGCGGCGGCAAGTCGATCCGCGAGTCGATGCTCCAGGGCGGCACCACCAGCGCGCAGGGCGCCCCCGACACGGTCATCACCAACGCGATCGTCCTCGACTGGTGGGGCATCGTCAAGGCCGACGTCGGCATCCGCAACGGCAAGATCGTGGCCCTGGGGCGGGCTGGCAACCACGACATCAGCGACGGCACGCATCCCGACCTGCAGATCGGGCCGTCCACCGAGATCATCAGCGGCGAGGGCAAGATCCTGACGGCCGGCGGGTTCGACTCGCACGTGCACATGATCTCGCCGTCGCAGACGCTGGAGGCGCTGTCGACCGGCATCACGACGCTCGGTGGGGGCGGCACGGGGCCCGCCGAGGGGACGAAGGCGACCACCGTCACCCCAGGACCCTGGCACCTGCGGCTCATCCATCGGGCCATGGATCCGTACCCGGTGAACGTCCTGCTGCTGGGCAAGGGCAACACCGTGAGCGCCGAGGGGCTCGCCGAGCAGGCGCTCGCCGGGGCCGGCGGCTACAAGGTGCACGAGGACTGGGGCTCGACCCCCGCCGCGCTGGACGCCGCCCTGCGCGCCGCCGACGAGTGGGGTCTGCAGGTGGCCCTGCACTCCGACTCGCTCAACGAGGCCGGGTTCGTCGAGTCGACGATCCGGGCGATCGCGGGACGATCGATCCACGCGTTCCACACCGAGGGCGCAGGCGGCGGGCATGCCCCCGACATCCTCAAGCTCGCCGGCGAGCCCTATGTGCTACCGGCGTCGACGAACCCGACGCTGCCGCACACGAGGAACACCGTGGACGAGCATCTCGACATGCTGCTCGTGTGCCATCACCTCAATCCGAAGGTGCCCGAGGACCTGGCGTTCGCTGAGTCCCGCATCCGCGCGACCACGATCGCGGCCGAGGACGTGCTGCACGACATGGGTGCACTGTCGATCACCTCGTCGGACGCCCAGGCCATGGGCCGGATCGGTGAGGTCATCACCCGCACCTGGCAGGTCGCCCACGTGATGAAGGCCCGGCGGGGCTCGCTCGGCGGCTCCCTGCCCGCCGACAACGAGCGGGCCCGCCGATATGTGGCCAAGTACACGATCAACCCGGCCATCGCGCATGGCGTCGACGCGTACATCGGCTCGGTCGAGGCGGGCAAGATGGCCGACCTCGTGCTGTGGGATCCGCGCTTCTTCGCCGTGCGGCCCGAGATGGTGATCAAGGGCGGGGCCGTGGTCTGGGGCAGCCTGGGCGACCCGAACGCGTCCATCACCACCCCGCAGCCGACGCTGGAACGGCCCACGCTGGCCGCCCCGGCCGCGCCGGACCTGTCCGTCTCGTTCGTCTCGCCGTTCGCGCTGGACGCCGGCCTGGCAGACCGGCTCGGCCTGCGCCGGGAGCTGCTACCCGTGGCGAGCACCCGGGATGTGACGAAGGCGGACTTGAAGAACAACGCGACGACGCCGAAGATCGACATCGACCCGGAGACCTTCGCCATCGACATCGACGGCGTCCGGATCGAACCGGCCCCGGCCGAGGTGCTGCCGGCCGCTCAGCTGTACACGCTGTACTGA
- a CDS encoding urease subunit gamma: MHLTPGDQERLMLALAGMVARDRQARGIKLNHPESVALLTSWVIERAREGATVAELMRSGREVLTADDVMPGVPDLITDVQVEAMFPDGRKLVTLHHPIGASSAEGPGAIRVRPGTVELNADRGPEERIELTITNTGDRPVQIGSHLHLPDANSALDFDRDKALGFRLDIPAGTSHRFEPGVSRTVQAVTIRGLRRVPGLQLGKTDGGELGPIGVSDNESQEG, from the coding sequence ATGCATCTCACCCCAGGCGACCAGGAAAGACTCATGCTGGCGCTGGCCGGCATGGTCGCCCGCGACCGGCAGGCGCGCGGGATCAAGCTCAATCACCCCGAATCCGTGGCGCTGTTGACCTCCTGGGTCATCGAACGGGCTCGTGAGGGCGCCACTGTGGCCGAGCTCATGCGCTCGGGTCGCGAGGTGCTCACCGCGGACGACGTCATGCCCGGCGTGCCCGACCTCATCACCGACGTGCAGGTGGAGGCCATGTTCCCCGACGGACGCAAACTCGTCACCCTGCATCACCCGATCGGAGCTTCCTCCGCCGAGGGACCCGGCGCGATCCGCGTCCGGCCGGGGACGGTGGAACTCAACGCCGACCGGGGCCCGGAGGAACGCATCGAGCTGACCATCACGAACACCGGTGACCGGCCGGTGCAGATCGGGTCGCATCTGCACCTGCCCGACGCGAACTCCGCCCTGGACTTCGACCGCGACAAGGCGTTAGGGTTCCGCCTCGACATTCCGGCCGGCACCTCGCACCGGTTCGAGCCGGGCGTGTCGCGCACGGTCCAGGCGGTCACCATCCGCGGCCTGCGGCGCGTCCCCGGGCTGCAACTCGGCAAGACCGACGGCGGCGAACTCGGCCCGATCGGTGTGTCCGACAACGAGTCCCAGGAGGGCTGA